Proteins encoded in a region of the Zea mays cultivar B73 chromosome 2, Zm-B73-REFERENCE-NAM-5.0, whole genome shotgun sequence genome:
- the LOC100285834 gene encoding AAP7, giving the protein MAVHHALEVLDGRCDDDGHPRRTGTAWTCAAHIITAVIGSGVLSLAWSVAQLGWVVGPACMFCFALVTYVSAALLADCYRRGDPGNGPRNRSYMDAVRVYLGKKHTWACGSLQYVSMYGCGVAYTITTATSIRAILKANCYHEHGHGAHCEYGGSYYMLIFGGAQLLLSFIPEFHDMAWLSIVAAVMSFSYSFIGIGLGLATTIANGTIKGSITGVRMRTPMQKVWRVSQAVGDIAFSYPYSLILLEIQDTLKSPPAENKTMKRASIGSILVTTFFYLCCGCFGYAAFGSDSPGNLLTGFGFYEPYWLIDFANACIILHLLGGYQVYSQPIFQFADRFFAERFPDSGFVNDFHTVRVACLPACRVNLLRVCFRALYVASTTAVAVAFPYFNEVLALLGALNFWPLAIYFPVEMYFVQRNVPRWSTRWVVLQTFSVVCLLVSTFALVGSIEGLITQKLG; this is encoded by the exons ATGGCGGTGCACCACGCGCTCGAGGTGCTCGACGGCCGCTGCGACGACGACGGCCACCCGCGCAGGACTG GGACTGCGTGGACGTGCGCGGCGCACATCATCACGGCGGTGATCGGCTCCGGGGTGCTGTCCCTGGCCTGGAGCGTGGCGCAGCTGGGCTGGGTGGTCGGCCCGGCCTGCATGTTCTGCTTCGCGCTCGTCACCTACGTCTCCGCGGCGCTGCTCGCCGACTGCTACCGGCGCGGTGACCCCGGCAACGGGCCACGGAACCGCTCCTATATGGACGCCGTCCGTGTCTACCTCG GCAAGAAGCATACCTGGGCGTGCGGCTCACTGCAGTACGTGAGCATGTACGGCTGCGGCGTCGCCTATACCATCACCACCGCCACTAGCATAAG GGCGATTCTGAAGGCGAACTGCTACCACGAGCATGGACACGGCGCGCACTGCGAGTACGGTGGCAGCTACTACATGCTCATCTTCGGCGGCGCCCAGCTCCTCCTCTCCTTCATACCGGAATTCCACGACATGGCGTGGCTCTCCATCGTCGCCGCGGTCATGTCATTCTCGTACTCCTTCATCGGCATTGGCCTCGGCCTCGCAACAACCATTG CTAACGGGACGATCAAAGGAAGCATAACAGGTGTTCGGATGAGGACGCCTATGCAGAAGGTTTGGCGCGTCTCGCAGGCCGTCGGCGACATCGCCTTCTCGTACCCCTACTCCTTGATCCTCCTGGAAATACAG GACACCCTGAAGTCACCGCCGGCCGAGAACAAGACGATGAAGAGGGCATCGATTGGCTCGATCCTCGTCACGACGTTCTTCTACCTCTGCTGCGGCTGCTTCGGCTACGCCGCCTTCGGGAGCGACTCGCCGGGCAACCTCCTCACCGGCTTCGGCTTCTACGAGCCGTACTGGCTCATCGACTTCGCCAACGCCTGCATCATCCTCCACCTGCTGGGCGGGTACCAG GTGTACAGCCAGCCCATCTTCCAGTTCGCGGACCGGTTCTTCGCGGAGCGGTTCCCCGACAGCGGGTTCGTGAACGACTTCCACACCGTCCGGGTCGCGTGCCTGCCGGCGTGCCGGGTGAACCTGCTGCGCGTGTGCTTCCGGGCGCTGTACGTGGCGTCCACGACGGCGGTGGCCGTGGCGTTCCCCTACTTCAACGAGGTGCTGGCGCTGCTGGGCGCGCTCAACTTCTGGCCGCTGGCCATCTACTTCCCCGTGGAGATGTACTTCGTCCAGCGGAACGTGCCCCGGTGGTCCACACGCTGGGTCGTCCTGCAGACCTTCAGCGTCGTCTGCCTGCTCGTCAGCACCTTCGCGCTCGTCGGCTCCATCGAGGGGCTAATCACCCAGAAGCTAGGCTAG